From the Tenacibaculum dicentrarchi genome, the window CAAAAAAAATTAAACCAATCTAAATTATTTTTTCTTTAGATAAGAAACGAAACTATAATCATATTTATTTTTTTCATCTGCTTTAAAATCTTCTCTAGCGGTTTGTTCCCAAATATTCAAATCAATTTCAGGGAAAAAAACATCTGCTTCAAACTCCTGATGTACCAAACAAATATCTAGCTTATCTACTAAATTATTTTCAAGTGCTTGCTTGTAAATCTGTGCGCCTCCAATAATAAAAATATCGGTTTCATCTTTTGATAAATCAATAGCTTTTTCAATAGAATCGGCAATTA encodes:
- a CDS encoding dihydrofolate reductase, with protein sequence MITIIAAIANNNALGKGNDLIWHLPADLKRFKKVTTGHHILMGRNTFESIGKPLPNRTSVIITRNKNYLKEGCLIADSIEKAIDLSKDETDIFIIGGAQIYKQALENNLVDKLDICLVHQEFEADVFFPEIDLNIWEQTAREDFKADEKNKYDYSFVSYLKKK